The DNA window TGAAAGCCTGTAATCTTCCTGCTAATGTCCTGTTGCAGGGTGGCTTCAATAAACAAAGCCCCTTGGTCAAATCCAAAACAGTAGACCTTTCTAGGTCTGTGGTCTCCATCTCCAACCAATAGTTTCAGTTCcccatttttttccaaataaatatttGCTCCCGTGGAGTCCTTGAATGGTTTGATGCAAATTGTTAAGTGTTTATTGGAGGATGATACTGTGTTTGGTTGAAGATTAATTATTAATGCTCCAGTAGGATACATCCACTCAACAAATCCTTCAGAACATCGGAGGTAGACCTGTTCAACATCTTTCTTGTGTGCCTCATGAGTCAGCCCactaaagagaggaaagaagtgtTAACACAAGAATTTTATCACACAGAATCAGACCCACTGTCCATGTAGATCAAAAGTTGTTTGCCAAGGTGCTCTCAATCTAAATATCAGGTCTATTTTAACTTCTTCTCTTAGCAATCATTCATCATCTCTCCCTTCATATTTTCTGCCTGTACCATTTCTTGAGTTTAGGAGTTCCATAAGATTAACTGATAATTGaaaataatattctctatttgtACTAATCTTAATTTGCTGAAGTTTCAATCATCTTATGCTCTAGTATTTGGTGATTTGGTgaacacatgtgtatgcatatcaTCTTGGGGTTGtgatttttatcaatttaaattGTTTGTATCCCCCCTCAAAGACACCTTTAGACTTCAACCTTCCAGACTAAAGTCCTCACCCATCTTTGAGTTTCTCTTCCTATAATAgcatccttttcatttcttcaatGTTTTGAATTGCCATTCTCTGGTTCCATTAGGTCTTTTTTCAAGGGGTAACAACAGTATGCCCAACATTCTAAAAATAGGTATATCATCATTTTATATGTAAGAATAGGAGAATGTTTTGGTAATGACTATAATTTTGTCAACttttttgttactgttattgtAATAGAACACTACACCAAGATCCTCACGAAAAAATCTATGGATCCCTTTCATCATTCAGAACCTATATGATAATCCAAGCCAGAAAGAATTGAAGTACCCCAGCCATGAGGTAAGGTAATAAGCCCCCGACTTCGGTGGTAATAAAAGAAGAggatttggaaaatagaaaggagaGGATTTAAGACATAGTGATTGATTTGGTTAAGAAGTCCAGAAGAAGACGGTGAGATTTTTAAGTCTTGGCAACAACAGAAGAATGATGAtatctttgacagaaatagggaagtttggtgGAGATACAGGGGTGGAAAAAAGTGATAATGATAAATTCAGCATtgcacatgttgaatttgaggtggcTAGTTCCTTTCTGGGGTCAAGAGCTCAgggtcttttttgtttatttattcccCATTCACATGGAAAAAAGAAGTTACTGTATTTTCAGGTTCACTCTCTGAGAATAGGTTCCTTTTTCTATCTTTGTAACTAGCACATAACAAAAATGGCATTATTGGTCACATCACTTaaacaggtgagaaaattgagatttTGAAACCCTTTTCCTTAattgcttggggggggggcggagagaaaagggaataagcatttattaagcaactactatatgacaggtggtttacaaatattatctcatgtgatcctcacaacaaccctattattatctccattgtacaattgaggaaactgaggcatacagttgttaagtgacatgcctagtaacatagctattaagcatctgaggccagatttgaccttaagtcttcctgatttctggcCTAGCACTGTATCCACTACTTGCTATTTATAAATGTTCTAACCAAATCAAAATCAAGCACGAGTGGACATCATAAAGAGTAATCTATTTTCATATTTCACATTAAATAAAAATCAACATTGTCCATGAGTGTTTGCTTCACCTGCTTTCAATATGCAGCTTAGAATGACtcataaaaagttattaaaggTATATTAAAGTTACTTTAAAAACACCTTCAAATTAACAGGTTTCAACAGTATCTATCAGTTGTTTTATACTCGTACTGATAAATGGAGCAGTTGTATACCACAAAATGAACTACACATTCCTGACATTTGGTTTGGTAATGTTTCTAGCAATATCACTTGCTACTCTACAAATAACATAGCCACCCTGTAGCAAGTAGTATTTTGCTCTCTCATTTATACTACCCTAAGTTGCCTTGATGACAAGTTTCCAGGTCGGCTGTCAATTCCAGTCATTCAGGAAGCAGAGAAAAAGTTTTAAGTAGGTGGACAATATGCTGACAAACTTCAAAAGAaccttctatttaaaataactaggtAATAAAAATTGTAATGAGTCAGGATTATCCATATCCCTGGAAGGtgaaaaataattctttcatgttttctttaaGAGTAAAAAATGTATCAAAACCATTTTTAATTCaacattttaagtttaatctacatgaacattttttctgtcattttcttaagtttagacaagcaacgaaataataaattaagcctTGGTTTGTAGTATATGCTGGTTTTCACAGTATATATAGCCacattaaaattttaacaatAGCCTCTCATGAGCTGCTATGAGCTGGCTGGCAGCACACCCTTGAATGTATTCTATTTCTGGTTTAAAACTGGAAGGATAGACATTTCACTATACCAGTCCTGACATAGTAGTCATAGCattttagggctggaaaggaccataGGGATTATTTAGTACCACccagcctttcattttacaggtaaagaaaacaGACTCTGATTGTTTTGTCCAAGattatacagatagtaagtggtagATACAGGAGTTGGACCCCGGGCTTTTTAAGCTAGGTGACagggtggatagagctctaggcctggacctgagttaaaatccagtctcagatatttactggctgggtggttttgggcaggtcacttaacctttattagcctcagtttctttggccataaaataacagcaccaacctTACAGAGTTGTAAGAAcaaatgagctatttgtaaagcacttagaataatagtagctagcataaTGCCACCTTAGTCACAGTTTTGTGGCATCCATATAGAGCTTCTAGGAAAGATGTCTCTGTCAATTAGaatgtatcattattattattttgttttgttttttggtgaggcaattgggtttaagtgacttgcctagtaagtgttaagtgtctgagaccagatttgaactcaggtcctcctgacttcaaggctagtgcacttcgccacctagctgccccatagaatgTATTATTAAGCATTCAGTTACAATGATGCCATGGAGAATTCCCCATAAATGGACTCCTTCTTCATCTGCTATGTGCAGTAAGACCCTGGGGATCAGAAGTATCAGCAGCTTTCCAAAGTTGAAGAAGGAACTAATTTATACTCTCCTATCATAAGCCCCTCCTCTTCTAGTAACCATATGAATAAGGTCCCAGTGGTGAAGACCAAGGCCATACATGTTACAGATTCTCTAATAACCTAATAGACACAAGAGAACATCTACAATTTTGGGCAGTAAAAAGGGTTGAGATATACTGGATACACTCTCCATAAAGGTCTCATCACAGAAGAAATGAAGTACCATCATGTGACAGAGTCAGTTCATAaattaaagtttgaaaaatgaagagatgacaaaagatagacTTCTTCAGCCTAGTCTATTCCAAGTAACAGTCTCCATTCTTTTCCCATGAAAAAGCCCAGAGACTGGTTTACTCATGGATCTTCTGCTTTACCTAGACCAAATGTAAGCAGCATGGATTCTGGAAGTAAGAACAGaactttatttgaaaaatggagaCTTTGTGGACCAAGAACCCTCCAGAAATCTGTCTCAGGTTTCAATAAGCCATCACCAATGAAACTCATGTAGGTTCAGACCACTAGAACTGCAGAGGACTGAGTAGCTTTTGAGCCACCCAAATGAACCTTCTGgtgatgaaaaggaagaaaaaacatccAAGGATCCATAATCTCAAACTGAGGGACAGGAACATATTGACTCCCACAGGATTCTAAAACCCCCCTTTCATTTGGGGAAAGTTGTTCTCCCTTGCAACATATAGTTAGTTCAAAGAGTCATAGGCATACTTTTTCTGCTTCCCATCCATTCTGTATTCAAAATACAAACAATGTCACCCATTCACAATTCTGCTAAGGatcaaaagcttgaatctttctaagtcaggaagatctccTCAAAGTAGTCAACTACACCCAACTACTGTTCTCTAGAACTATATTTCAGGGAGTAAGGGAAATATCTATGCAGACACTATTCTTTACATttgtccagaatttttttttttaaagagcaataATTTTCCTGCACAAACGGAAACTACATTTTGGGGATGTGAAAATGGTTTTAAATTTCTCTAACTGTAAAATcaggttttgttttaaaaaattaaaacaaagaacccccccccccccaatccttaaAATATCGATGgtcaatatcaatatcaatgaACCTGAAGGCACTGTGATCCCAGGAACTCTCAGTGTAAGAGGGGCTTAAGACCAGCTTTAGGTCTTTACTCCAACCTACCAAAAAAGGTATTGGTTGGGAAAAACTCTTATTTTGCTGCATGGAGCACAATCTAAGCCATTCCATTCTTTTCCAAAAGaaacaataatattaaattagaagAACCCCAAAAGATACTGACTTGAACCATTGTGAAAGGGTGgagtccctttcttccttccccaaatgGGATCTGCCTTTGCTCTACCCCACACCCCACAAGAGGAATAATTTTGGACATTTACTGCTAACTCCCAATTTTGCCTCTACTTAGtcactttaaatttttaaatgtaagtaACACTGTTTGGGGTTATagcaagtttattttttaaaatgcagtagTGCTGATTTTTCAAAATTCTACAATTATCAGAAATAGCCAAGGGGTTTCCTATTGAACAATAGCCACACTGGGAAGTTATTTTATTTAAGGCCATTCTGAGTTTACTAAAAAACCAATCTtatgacatacatatatacatatatatatatgcatacacacacacatatatatagatagatagatatagattcaCTCATATTTTCACAAATCTtctgatcagaaaaagaggtggaagggaagaaataaagtTGTCCTGGGCTTATTGTATTCTAACACCttgtctaaggttccttccatatCTAAAATACTAGTGCCCCAGCTTTGATGAATCTGGtaacataaaaataatagtttatgtAGTAATATAATAATACTTTCCCTATAACTAcacatatgtaattatataataatCATAGATATTATGTATACGAGTATgtaaatatatcattatatatgcatataccaaAAAGTCATTTCctcatcaacttttttttaagattacaagagggggcagctagatggcgcagtggttaaagcactggccctggattcaggagtacctgagttcaaatccagcctcagacacttaacacttactagctgtgtgaccctcggcaagtcacttaacccccattgccccgaaaaaaaaaaaaagattacaagaaATTTGAAGGGACGTTCAAAGCAAATTTCACTCAATCCACCTCCAGCCCATCCTCCCTCTCATTCTCTGAATCTCAAGCCCTTTCGGAACTTGCTAACGCTTAAGTCAGTTTTCACACTTAACTAAGTTTTTGCTGGCAGAGAGGCGACGAAAGGGAAGGACTTGATACTTGTTAGTGGTTTCAGGCTCCTAGCTAAATTCGATTATAACAACCACCAAAAACCGCTTTACCTCAGGTGTCCCATCAGATAGTCTTATAAAAGGGCTGAACATATTAAAGACTGGAGAAGCTGACTCTTCAGAGGGAACaaaaactttttgtttcttttgtgaaaTTCACCAATGAAGAGTCCGAGTTTGGGGCCTTGAAATGCGGCGTTTAACTCTGCTCTGAAATGGTAATCAGCAAGCCTCTCTCCCCACACTTCTAGCAGAAAATCacgtgtgcctgtgtgtgtgtgtgcctgtgtgtgtgtgtgcctgtgtgtgtgtgtgcctgtgtgtgtgtgcctgtgtgtgtgtgcctgtgtgtgtgtgtgcctgtgtgtgtgtgtgcctgtgtgtgtgtgtgtgtgtgtgcgcgcgcgcgcgctccTAAAGTTTAAAAGGTCACTCCCCACAAGCTACCAAACAAGTTATTTCGGGGTTACTTGGCAGAGAAATTGACAGTGCTGTGGTCAGTATAAATACCCCTACTTTTGTCGAAAAAAGAATCACCTTTCCTTCTCACCCTACCCAGCCTTTTAAAAAGTCTTAACATTACCTCGATAAATGCGGCTAGTTCTTTGCAGAAATGCATTCCCTCATCCCCTCCGCCCTATTCTCTCCCCCAGTCCCAAGCACTGCTATAAACAGAGGCTGGGGAAGAAGGCCAGGACTAGGTGCAGTAGGAAGCTTAAAGGAATTGAATTCAGCCTAGAGCCCAGAGGGATAGCAGAAGTGGATGAAACTAGAGGTAGTTAcagtaatgatggtggtggtggtggtgatggtgatgacaataataatcgctaacatttatatatcgcATACTACTGTACCTGGCATTACTAAGCGCTTTACAATTTTTACATTCACGGAGGGGGCTACCTTAACCCTCTAATAGACAACTAAGAAGACCCATCCCCAGGAGGCTTTCTTTTGTTCTAGTTAAAAACGGGGTGTTTGAGGGTCTGCAGGAATTCGCCCGCCAAGAGAGCGGGGACCAGCTGGTCTGACTCATTGTGTGCGTCCCTGCCACCTCCGCCCCACCGAAATTCCAACCAAACCACCTCATTCCCACTCCACACTTAGACTCCGCCaaatagaggagagaagagggggataCAGGGAGGGAGCAGCTCCGGAACACAGTCGACTACgcatcctttcctctctcctgggCTAAATGCccaagaaaagggagaagaggacatCCTCTTCCCTcagcagagaaaaagaaaagggtaaatCCTATTTCCATCACCATCCGAGAAGGAGTGGAAAGATAAAGTCCATCGAAGGGTGAATTCGAGAGCGTCACGGGGGCTAACTCCTTACCTCCCTTTCCAGTTGCACATATTGCTGGAGTACTGCGCTGAGGCCCCTTtgcagagcagcagcagcagcagcaacaagagtagcagcagcaacagaagcGGTGATGATGGCCACAGCTGCCTTGCTGGTCCTCGGACCGCCAGTACTACGCCCACCATGCTCCCCCAGCTGCAGTTACAGCTGAGCCTGGAGCTGCCTTATGAGCCCCCAGTCCGGGGCTTGGGCCCTCTTTCCCTCCAGACCGCCCACCTCCCCTTTAAAAACGACTATGATTCTCAATCCAGGCAGGGCAGCTGGGGCTAAGGGCAGTACAGGCAGCTGAATCTGGCAAGAGCAAGTAAATGAAGAATCCACTAGAGtccagaaaggcagaaagagtccCTACATCGTGGGGCAGAAAGATGGGCACAGCACTTGGCACACCAGGGCTCCCCCAGTCAGATCTAGCTTCTTCCCATCCAGGTTGCAGACCAGGAGCTTCGATCTCTACAAGCAGCAAAGTTCTACTGAACTTTTTTAGGTCCTAAAGCCAGACTCCTGCTGAGGGGCGGAGGCTCACTGAGaggtctcctccccctccctgcgcgtccttttctctctccctctctaagaATTTCGCCCGGTTTAGTCCCCGCCCTCGGGCAGTCTGCGTAGCTAAATCCAGTGGCCACATCACCTCTACCGCCAGAATAGGGAGGGAAGATTGTGActtcttggagtcagaagggagAGTTTATCGGaatactattttttccttttttcctggtcCCCACCCCTTTTCCACTCTATCTTTCCCCACTGAAAGCTTCCGGAATTGTCCATTTAAATCTCACTTCAGTTCTACATCTGCCTAGCAGTCTTTGTGGAAAGCCGTGATAATTGGGTTACCAATATGACTGAAGTTATATGAAAGAGGAAAGTGTCTGATTTTAGAGTGAAAAGACCTGGGGGTCCAAATCTTGTTTCCGCTACTAAATATCTGTATGAAGTTGGAGAAGGCATTTCACCTCctcggtttcttcctctgtaagatAAAGAAGTTGAagtaaatgatttctaagatcccctATATCTCTGAAGGCTACGTGGCTATGAACTCAATAATTGCTTACATATAGAGGCATAGAGTTATAAATAGAGATatccatatctctatctatccatctatctatataaatgCTCAAAGCTCTTTtagtgaaattattttatttaactcaAAACAGCCATTTAAAGTAGGTAGTCCATGAAGTACTTTGaggtgggtgggggggaagacAGGGGGATTCAAATAGTAGGGAAACTCCCCTTGTGGAAATTCTGTTCCATATGGATAAAGATCAGACCTCTTTTGTAATTTAATATCAGAGAGGTGATTGGAATGCTGAGAATTTAAATACCTACGGCTAGTAAGtcagagtcagaacttgaacccgcaggtcctcttgactccggGGAAATCTTTCATCTGCTGCTTGCAGGTAAACTCCGTGctgccttcctctcttctttattttatagatgaggaaactgaggttaagttacttgatcACACACCTTaagtccatggtcacacaactaagtatcAGAGGGGAGATATGAACTTGGGTTTCTAATTACTCCAAGTCCCacactctttccattgcatcatgaTATCTCTCAGAGAGGAGCAATATTGGGGAAATTCTAGGGAATTTCAGTTTAAATATTTGACTTCTATATGGGAATAGTGTTTTAAAAGGGATTCTTCAGTGTGACAAGTAAGGGCTGCTAGAAGATACAATAGAAGTTTATAGAATCATGAAGAATGAATATGAAGGTAGATACAAATGTCTACCCTGGCCAGTAGACTCCATGCATCTGAAACCATGGTGATTTTCCATAGTGACATGGGGTGACATGAAAGGAGCAGTGCTCCTAACAAAAAGCTAGCTTAGCTAGTTTAGGATTTCCTTTAGGCCACCAGTGAAAGTAAATGTAGTAGCTTTGAAACCAGTTTTTTCTGCTTGTATTAACCACTGATTAATGGTGGCAAATTCAGTTGTTGAATGAGGTTTGGGGAGCTGTGATACTGATCAAGAAAGATAGGTGTGGATAAACCCCCCTCATCCCCCCAGGAATAAGCTTTAACTTCCCTGAGATAGTGACAGAAGTAGGAATTTTACCTTAGAGTACTATACCATATAACCAATTCTATATTGGATAAAACAAAATGGTTTTAGCTAAAGCCTGCTGATTCATGGTTATTCCACTATAACCATGGTATTCCACTATGGTATAATTCATGGTATTCCACTATAATTCTGGTCATCtgggccaggaaaaaaaaatgtcttcccTGCTAAATTTACCTTCTGTGTACtccatattatacatacatatatattctatatatatgtatatgttgtcttccccatcagaGTATAAGCacatagttaagtgcttaataaatatttattgattgatgggcTTTGGTATAGAACAggtatatctatagatatagatatataaagatatggctatggatatatgaagaaagaaaccTATGTCTAGTGTGTTCAGTGGAGAGGCAGGGCAATTTAGTAGA is part of the Dromiciops gliroides isolate mDroGli1 chromosome 4, mDroGli1.pri, whole genome shotgun sequence genome and encodes:
- the METRNL gene encoding meteorin-like protein isoform X1; translation: MVGVVLAVRGPARQLWPSSPLLLLLLLLLLLLLLLCKGASAQYSSNMCNWKGSGLTHEAHKKDVEQVYLRCSEGFVEWMYPTGALIINLQPNTVSSSNKHLTICIKPFKDSTGANIYLEKNGELKLLVGDGDHRPRKVYCFGFDQGALFIEATLQQDISRKITGFQYELTNKGEVSDLYTVSVPCRPCSDTEVLLAVCTSDFVVRGSIQNVTNEPEQQESIIDIHVSKLYRQKNKVFQLVESSESWQGQIKTLLECGVKPGNGDFLFTGRMHFGEARLSCAPRFKDFLRMYKDAENKGLNPCEIGTA